From Streptomyces fungicidicus, one genomic window encodes:
- a CDS encoding dihydrofolate reductase family protein, which translates to MTATYTFDVFSSLDGYGAAGGDWTGYWGKQGPELLDRRLALYDTEQRMVFGANTYRLFAQMLAVSTEDSDVRDPWGLRLWNTPATVVSTTLRDPLDWPDATLVSGDAVDVVARLKEESDVPLRSHGSLSMNRALMAAGLVDRVQVTIFPVITGETGLDRIFQGAADFDLELLEHHTLDGRTQELTYRPTLH; encoded by the coding sequence ATGACCGCCACCTACACCTTCGACGTCTTCTCCAGCCTCGACGGTTACGGCGCCGCCGGCGGCGACTGGACCGGCTACTGGGGCAAGCAGGGCCCGGAACTTCTCGACCGCCGCCTCGCCCTGTACGACACCGAGCAGCGGATGGTCTTCGGGGCCAACACCTATCGCCTGTTCGCGCAGATGCTGGCCGTGAGCACCGAGGACTCCGACGTGCGCGACCCGTGGGGCCTGCGCTTGTGGAACACGCCGGCGACGGTGGTGTCGACGACCCTGAGGGACCCCCTCGACTGGCCTGACGCGACCCTCGTCAGCGGCGACGCCGTCGACGTCGTCGCCCGGCTCAAGGAGGAGTCCGACGTGCCGCTGCGCTCGCACGGCAGCCTGTCGATGAACCGTGCCCTGATGGCGGCGGGCCTGGTCGACCGCGTACAGGTGACGATCTTCCCCGTCATCACCGGCGAGACCGGCCTCGACCGGATCTTCCAGGGCGCGGCCGACTTCGACCTGGAACTGCTCGAACACCACACCCTCGACGGCCGCACCCAAGAACTCACCTACCGTCCCACCCTCCACTGA
- a CDS encoding amidase — protein sequence MEWNFASAEEIAVALRAGEVTSVELTDEAISRIERDDKAINAICVPDFDRARAAAHHADQARARGEDRPLLGVPVTVKESYDIAGLPTTWGIPTHRDFVPTEDAVQVSRLRAAGAVVLGKTNVPLGLRDLQSFNDIYGTTNNPWDHERTPGGSSGGSAAALAAGFGALSIGSDIGGSLRTPAHFCGVYAHKPTLRLVANRGMVPPATPALPVDLDLAVVGPMARTARDLTLLLDVMAGPDPLTLGVAHALTLPPARHQRLSDFRVLVLDEHPFIPTGSAVRAGVDRVAGALVDGGARVERHSPLLPDLAEAATLYMQLLFSGAVAGFPAEAYEQLRTRAAGLSADDRSLGAARLRGMVLSHRDWIRANDRRELHRHGWRGLFADFDAVVCPITPTPAFPHDHTPDLLDRRIAIDGVEYPYLDQLVWAGLATMPGLPATAVPAGRTPEGLPVGVQLIGPMFEDRTPLRLAELLEQKIGGFDGARHTRGHQ from the coding sequence ATGGAGTGGAATTTTGCGTCGGCCGAAGAAATAGCGGTCGCCTTACGTGCCGGTGAAGTGACGTCAGTGGAGCTGACCGACGAGGCGATCTCCCGTATCGAACGGGACGACAAGGCGATCAACGCGATCTGCGTGCCCGACTTCGACCGCGCGCGGGCCGCCGCGCACCACGCCGACCAGGCGCGCGCCCGCGGGGAGGACCGGCCACTGCTCGGTGTCCCGGTGACGGTCAAGGAGTCCTACGACATCGCCGGGCTGCCCACGACCTGGGGCATCCCGACGCACCGGGACTTCGTGCCGACCGAGGACGCCGTACAGGTGTCGCGGCTGCGGGCCGCCGGCGCGGTGGTGCTCGGTAAGACCAACGTGCCCCTGGGGCTGCGGGATCTGCAGAGCTTCAATGACATTTACGGCACCACCAACAACCCGTGGGACCACGAGCGTACGCCGGGCGGTTCCTCCGGCGGATCGGCGGCGGCCCTGGCGGCTGGATTCGGCGCGTTGTCCATCGGTTCCGATATCGGCGGCTCGCTGCGCACCCCCGCGCATTTCTGCGGTGTCTACGCCCATAAGCCGACCCTCCGGCTGGTGGCTAACCGAGGTATGGTCCCGCCGGCCACGCCGGCACTGCCGGTCGACCTCGACCTCGCCGTCGTCGGCCCGATGGCGCGCACCGCCCGCGATCTCACGCTCTTGCTGGACGTCATGGCCGGGCCGGACCCGCTGACGCTGGGCGTGGCGCACGCCTTGACCCTGCCGCCCGCACGCCACCAGCGGCTGAGCGACTTCCGGGTCCTGGTCCTCGACGAGCATCCGTTCATTCCGACCGGGTCCGCTGTGCGGGCGGGCGTGGACCGGGTGGCCGGCGCCCTCGTCGACGGCGGCGCACGCGTCGAACGGCACAGTCCGCTGCTGCCCGACCTGGCCGAAGCCGCGACGCTCTACATGCAGTTGCTGTTCTCGGGCGCCGTCGCGGGTTTCCCCGCCGAGGCGTACGAGCAACTGCGGACCCGTGCCGCCGGACTGAGCGCGGACGACCGGAGTCTCGGCGCGGCGCGGCTGCGCGGGATGGTGCTCAGCCATCGCGACTGGATTCGGGCGAACGACCGTCGCGAGCTCCACCGTCACGGCTGGCGGGGGCTCTTCGCCGACTTCGACGCGGTGGTGTGCCCGATCACGCCGACACCCGCGTTCCCGCACGACCACACCCCAGATCTGCTGGACCGCCGGATCGCCATCGACGGCGTCGAGTACCCCTACCTCGACCAGCTCGTCTGGGCCGGTCTGGCCACCATGCCCGGCCTGCCCGCCACCGCCGTACCGGCGGGCCGGACCCCCGAAGGCCTGCCGGTGGGTGTGCAGCTCATCGGTCCGATGTTCGAGGACCGCACCCCACTGCGGCTGGCCGAACTGCTCGAGCAGAAGATCGGCGGCTTCGACGGTGCCCGGCACACCCGAGGGCATCAGTGA